In one Misgurnus anguillicaudatus chromosome 1, ASM2758022v2, whole genome shotgun sequence genomic region, the following are encoded:
- the mgst1.1 gene encoding microsomal glutathione S-transferase 1.1: protein MADVVHMIDTEVFLAFSTYATIVILKMMLMSPITSYFRLTKKVFANLEDTGLVKITEDRKKFVRVDPDVERVRRCHQNDLENIVPFVVIGLLYALTGPDLSSALLHFRVFVGSRFIHTVAYLMSLPQPSRALAWIVGLFTTFSMAHRVLTTALFL from the exons ATGGCAGATGTCGTTCACATGATTGACACCGAGGTCTTCCTGGCCTTCTCTACTTATGCAACCATAGTCATCCTCAAAATGATGCTGATGAGCCCCATAACTTCTTACTTTCGCTTAACAAAAAAG GTCTTTGCAAACTTGGAGGACACCGGCTTGGTCAAAATCACAGAAGACAGGAAGAAGTTTGTCAGGGTGGATCCAGATGTCGAACGAGTGCGAAG ATGTCATCAGAACGACCTGGAGAACATCGTTCCCTTCGTGGTAATCGGTCTTCTGTACGCTCTCACGGGTCCGGATCTCTCCTCGGCTCTGTTGCACTTTAGGGTGTTTGTGGGTTCACGGTTCATCCACACGGTGGCTTACCTGATGTCTCTTCCCCAGCCCAGTAGAGCTCTGGCGTGGATTGTGGGATTGTTCACAACCTTCTCCATGGCCCACAGGGTCCTCACTACTGCACTTTTCCTTTGA
- the mgst1.2 gene encoding microsomal glutathione S-transferase 1.2, which yields MAQLINSDVFLAFSTYATIVVLKMMFMSFLTAYYRFTRKAFSNWEDTKFGKNAEERKKMLQTNPDVERVRRCHQNDLENIIPFVLIGLLYALTDPDLSTALLHFRVFVGSRFIHTVAYVTSIPQPSRALTWLAGMLTTFSMAYRVLTTALFL from the exons ATGGCCCAACTGATAAACAGTGATGTGTTCCTGGCCTTCTCCACGTATGCCACCATCGTCGTCCTCAAAATGATGTTCATGTCCTTTCTGACTGCATACTACAGGTTCACAAGAAAG GCCTTTTCAAACTGGGAAGACACTAAATTTGGTAAAAACgcagaagaaagaaaaaagatgctCCAGACCAATCCAGATGTAGAGCGTGTTCGAAG GTGTCATCAGAATGACCTGGAGAACATCATTCCCTTTGTGTTAATCGGTCTTCTGTACGCTCTCACGGACCCGGATCTCTCCACGGCTCTGTTGCACTTCAGGGTGTTTGTGGGTTCACGGTTTATCCACACGGTGGCTTACGTAACGTCTATCCCCCAACCCAGTAGAGCTCTGACCTGGCTTGCGGGAATGTTGACAACCTTCTCGATGGCATACCGGGTCCTCACTACTGCACTTTTTCTGTAA